From Microbacterium invictum, the proteins below share one genomic window:
- a CDS encoding MFS transporter gives MSATQPTPEGFTPTGTIASTVDRRRVVFATVVGTTVEWYDFFIYATAVGLVFGQLFFAPLGANSAIIGFATVGVSFLFRPLGAFLAGHFGDKFGRKVVLMWTLILMGAATALIGVLPTYEAIGIAAPILLVLLRILQGISAGGEWGGAVLMAVEHAPKKRRGIFGASPQIGVPLGLLLASGVMALMTIIAPGDAFLQWGWRIPFLLSVVLILVGYYVRRKVEESPVFTELAERKEKARMPIVQLFAKHTPLVIIAALVFAGNNAVGYMTTGGYIQGYSTNPDGPLALERGPVLWAVTGSAVTWLLSTLAAGWVSDRIGRRTTYLIGWVLQLAGVFLLFPLVNTGDIWLLFAGLAILTIGLGFTYGPQAALYTELFPASIRFSGVSISYAIGAIVGGAFAPTIATALVQATGTTISVTWYLAGMTVIGLLATLMLRDRSGIPLGPDHEAEQQVSPIYGMSKA, from the coding sequence ATGAGCGCAACGCAGCCCACCCCCGAGGGGTTCACCCCCACCGGAACGATCGCCAGCACCGTGGACAGGCGCCGCGTCGTCTTCGCCACGGTCGTCGGCACCACCGTCGAGTGGTACGACTTCTTCATCTACGCGACGGCCGTCGGCCTCGTGTTCGGTCAGCTGTTCTTCGCCCCGCTGGGCGCCAACAGCGCCATCATCGGATTCGCCACGGTCGGCGTGAGCTTCCTGTTCCGCCCGCTCGGCGCCTTCCTCGCCGGCCACTTCGGCGACAAGTTCGGGCGCAAGGTCGTGCTCATGTGGACGCTGATCCTGATGGGCGCGGCCACCGCGCTGATCGGCGTGCTGCCGACCTACGAGGCGATCGGCATCGCGGCGCCGATCCTGCTCGTGCTGCTGCGCATCCTGCAGGGTATCTCGGCCGGCGGTGAGTGGGGCGGCGCGGTGCTGATGGCCGTCGAACACGCACCCAAGAAGCGCCGCGGCATCTTCGGCGCCTCGCCGCAGATCGGCGTGCCGCTGGGCCTGCTGCTCGCGTCGGGCGTCATGGCCCTGATGACGATCATCGCGCCCGGCGATGCCTTCTTGCAGTGGGGCTGGCGCATCCCGTTCCTGTTGAGCGTCGTGCTGATCCTCGTCGGCTACTACGTGCGCCGCAAGGTCGAGGAGAGCCCCGTGTTCACCGAGCTCGCCGAGCGCAAGGAGAAGGCGCGGATGCCGATCGTGCAGCTGTTCGCGAAGCACACTCCGCTCGTGATCATCGCCGCACTCGTCTTCGCGGGCAACAACGCGGTGGGGTACATGACCACCGGCGGGTACATCCAGGGGTACTCGACGAACCCCGACGGACCGCTGGCACTCGAGCGCGGACCGGTGCTGTGGGCGGTGACCGGCTCGGCCGTCACGTGGCTGCTGTCGACGCTCGCCGCCGGCTGGGTCTCCGACCGCATCGGGCGTCGCACCACCTACCTCATCGGCTGGGTCCTGCAGCTCGCCGGCGTGTTCCTGCTGTTCCCGCTCGTGAACACCGGCGACATCTGGCTGCTGTTCGCGGGTCTGGCGATCCTCACGATCGGGCTCGGATTCACCTACGGCCCGCAGGCGGCGCTGTACACGGAGCTGTTCCCGGCATCCATCCGCTTCTCGGGCGTCTCGATCTCGTACGCGATCGGCGCGATCGTGGGCGGCGCGTTCGCCCCGACCATCGCGACCGCGCTGGTGCAGGCGACCGGCACCACCATCTCGGTCACCTGGTACCTCGCCGGCATGACGGTGATCGGCCTGCTCGCGACGCTGATGCTCCGCGACCGCAGCGGCATTCCGCTGGGACCCGACCACGAGGCCGAGCAGCAGGTCAGCCCGATCTACGGCATGTCCAAGGCCTGA
- a CDS encoding fumarylacetoacetate hydrolase family protein translates to MTENITQTDAADRRFSGLPGRPGKIIAVHLSYRSRADQRGRTPAAPSYFFKASSSVAASGGTVERPAGTELLAFEGEIALVIGTAARHVPLADAWDHVGWVTASNDLGLYDLRQGDKGSNVRSKGGDGFTPIGPHLIDARAVDPAALRVRTWVNGTRAQDDDTSGLIFPLAQFVADLSQHFTLEPGDVILTGTPAGSSVIVPGDVVEVEVDSPATGATSGRLVTTVVQGEGPAFDDTVGSLPAVDDTQREEAWGSREAAGLPASTTEAPAAPASILSPDLRAKLAEAPVAGLSAQLRKRGLNNVTIDGVRSNHPDRKIVGTAKTLRFVPNREDLFTSHGGGYNAQKRAFDAVGEGEIIVIEARSETGSGTLGDILAIRAHANRAAGIVTDGGVRDADAVAAVGIPVYSSGAHPAVLGRKHVPWDADVTIACGGTTVQPGDVIVGDADGVIVIPPALVEEVVDAALAQEEEDGWIAERVAEGHPVDGLFPMNTQWRARYEAEKTR, encoded by the coding sequence ATGACCGAGAACATCACGCAGACGGATGCCGCGGATCGGCGCTTCTCGGGACTCCCGGGACGCCCCGGCAAGATCATCGCCGTCCACCTGAGCTATCGGTCCCGCGCCGACCAGCGCGGGAGGACACCGGCCGCTCCGTCGTACTTCTTCAAGGCCTCCAGTTCCGTGGCCGCCTCCGGCGGAACCGTCGAGCGCCCGGCCGGCACCGAGCTGCTCGCCTTCGAAGGCGAGATCGCGCTCGTGATCGGCACCGCCGCCCGCCACGTCCCCCTTGCCGACGCATGGGACCACGTCGGTTGGGTCACGGCGTCGAACGATCTCGGGCTCTACGACCTGCGCCAGGGCGACAAGGGCTCCAACGTCCGCTCGAAGGGCGGCGACGGCTTCACCCCGATCGGCCCGCACCTGATCGACGCGCGGGCTGTCGACCCCGCGGCGCTGCGAGTGCGCACGTGGGTCAACGGCACGCGTGCCCAGGACGACGACACCTCCGGGCTCATCTTTCCGCTCGCGCAGTTCGTCGCCGACCTGTCGCAGCACTTCACGCTCGAACCCGGCGATGTCATCCTCACCGGCACCCCGGCCGGATCATCGGTCATCGTGCCGGGCGACGTCGTCGAGGTCGAGGTCGACTCCCCTGCCACCGGCGCCACCTCGGGCCGGCTGGTCACGACTGTCGTGCAGGGCGAGGGCCCGGCGTTCGACGACACGGTCGGCTCGCTGCCGGCCGTCGACGACACGCAGCGCGAAGAGGCGTGGGGCTCACGCGAGGCGGCCGGGCTTCCGGCTTCGACGACCGAGGCGCCGGCGGCGCCGGCATCCATCCTCTCGCCCGACCTTCGGGCGAAGCTCGCCGAGGCTCCCGTCGCGGGCCTGTCGGCCCAGCTGCGCAAGCGCGGCCTGAACAACGTGACGATCGACGGCGTCCGCTCGAATCATCCCGACCGCAAGATCGTCGGCACCGCGAAGACCCTGCGCTTCGTCCCGAATCGGGAAGACCTGTTCACCAGCCACGGCGGCGGCTACAACGCGCAGAAGCGCGCATTCGATGCGGTCGGCGAGGGCGAGATCATCGTGATCGAGGCCCGCAGCGAGACCGGCTCGGGCACGCTCGGCGACATCCTCGCCATCCGCGCCCACGCGAACCGCGCCGCCGGCATCGTCACTGACGGCGGCGTCCGCGACGCCGATGCGGTGGCGGCCGTGGGCATCCCGGTGTACTCGTCCGGCGCGCACCCGGCCGTCCTCGGCCGCAAGCACGTGCCGTGGGATGCCGATGTCACCATCGCCTGCGGCGGCACCACGGTGCAGCCGGGCGATGTCATCGTCGGCGACGCCGACGGGGTCATCGTCATCCCTCCGGCCCTTGTCGAGGAGGTCGTCGACGCGGCCCTCGCGCAGGAAGAGGAGGACGGCTGGATCGCCGAGCGCGTCGCCGAGGGCCATCCGGTCGACGGGCTGTTCCCGATGAACACGCAGTGGCGTGCCCGGTATGAGGCGGAGAAGACCCGATGA
- the hpaD gene encoding 3,4-dihydroxyphenylacetate 2,3-dioxygenase has product MTNREEMTKTSSGFFVSQEAPIHSDNAVATPAAPAPDILRCAYMELVVTDLQRSRAFYVDVLGLTVTEEDDTTVYLRSLEEFIHHNLVLRQGPVAAVAAFSYRVRSPEDLDRAEAFYAELGCDVRRNRDGFTKGIGDSVRVVDPLGFPYEFFYETEHVERLAWRYDLYTPGALVRLDHFNQVTPDVPRAVRHYQDLGFRVTEDIQDEDGTVYAAWMRRKPTVHDTATTGGDGPRMHHVAFATHEKHNILAICDKLGALRQSDRIERGPGRHGVSNAFYLYLRDPDGHRVEIYTQDYYTGDPDNPVVTWDVHDNQRRDWWGTPVVPSWYTDASLVLDLDGNPQPVVARTDTSEMAVTIGADGFSYTRPEEGEESMPEWKQGEYKLGHQL; this is encoded by the coding sequence ATGACCAACCGTGAAGAAATGACCAAGACCTCGTCGGGCTTCTTCGTCTCGCAGGAGGCGCCGATCCACTCCGACAACGCCGTGGCGACGCCCGCCGCGCCCGCGCCCGACATCTTGCGTTGCGCGTACATGGAACTCGTCGTCACCGACCTGCAGCGCTCGCGCGCGTTCTACGTCGACGTGCTGGGACTGACCGTGACCGAAGAGGACGACACCACCGTCTACCTGCGCTCGCTCGAGGAGTTCATCCACCACAACCTCGTGCTGCGCCAGGGACCGGTCGCCGCCGTGGCCGCGTTCTCGTACCGCGTCCGCAGTCCCGAAGACCTCGACAGAGCCGAGGCCTTCTATGCCGAGCTCGGCTGCGACGTGCGCCGCAACCGGGACGGCTTCACGAAGGGCATCGGCGACTCCGTGCGCGTGGTCGACCCCCTCGGCTTCCCGTACGAGTTCTTCTACGAGACCGAGCACGTCGAGCGGCTGGCATGGCGCTACGACCTGTACACCCCGGGAGCCCTGGTGCGCCTCGACCACTTCAACCAGGTCACCCCGGACGTACCCCGCGCCGTCCGCCACTACCAGGACCTCGGGTTCCGGGTGACCGAAGACATCCAGGACGAAGACGGCACCGTCTACGCCGCCTGGATGCGCCGCAAGCCCACCGTGCACGACACCGCCACGACCGGCGGCGACGGGCCTCGCATGCACCACGTGGCCTTCGCGACGCACGAGAAGCACAACATCCTCGCGATCTGCGACAAGCTCGGCGCCCTCCGCCAGTCTGACCGGATCGAGCGCGGCCCCGGTCGCCACGGCGTGAGCAACGCGTTCTATCTGTACCTGCGCGACCCCGATGGCCACCGCGTCGAGATCTACACGCAGGACTATTACACCGGCGACCCCGACAACCCCGTCGTCACCTGGGACGTCCACGACAACCAGCGCCGCGATTGGTGGGGCACCCCGGTCGTGCCGTCCTGGTACACCGACGCCTCGCTCGTGCTCGACCTCGACGGCAACCCGCAGCCGGTCGTGGCCCGTACCGACACTTCTGAGATGGCCGTCACGATCGGCGCCGACGGATTCTCGTACACCCGACCCGAGGAGGGCGAAGAGTCGATGCCGGAGTGGAAGCAGGGCGAGTACAAGCTCGGGCACCAGCTGTAG
- a CDS encoding ABC transporter ATP-binding protein gives MHTAPDTLAPESRVTTDAVIELTDLRRHFGAGDRTVKAVDGVDLRIDRGEMVALLGPNGAGKTTTLDMLLGLASPSSGTVTVLGGPAVKAAASGSIAAVLQTGGLLSDLTVRETVEVIASLHGRDALSRVPSVLERTQLDHLARRRIAKCSGGEQQRVKFALALVADPDILVLDEPTAGMDVTARRRFWDVMRADADAGRTIVFATHYLEEAEQFARRTVVMHHGRIVADAPTAELRAGLGARGVSATLPASATADLVGQLTATDGVTDLRVDAGRLSLRAVDSDAVAAALLRAGARDLEIVAPTLETAFTTLTED, from the coding sequence ATGCACACCGCACCTGACACCCTCGCACCCGAGTCCCGCGTCACGACCGATGCCGTGATCGAACTCACCGACCTGCGCCGGCACTTCGGTGCGGGCGATCGCACAGTGAAAGCCGTCGACGGCGTCGACCTGCGCATCGACCGCGGCGAAATGGTTGCCCTCCTCGGCCCGAACGGCGCCGGCAAGACCACGACGCTCGACATGCTGCTCGGGCTCGCCTCGCCCAGTTCGGGCACCGTGACGGTACTCGGCGGGCCGGCGGTTAAGGCCGCAGCATCCGGCTCGATCGCGGCGGTGCTGCAGACCGGCGGGCTGCTCTCGGACCTCACCGTCCGTGAGACCGTCGAGGTCATCGCCTCGCTGCACGGCCGCGACGCCCTGTCGCGGGTGCCGTCGGTGCTCGAGCGCACCCAGCTCGACCACCTCGCCCGTCGCCGCATCGCGAAGTGCTCGGGCGGCGAGCAGCAGCGCGTCAAGTTCGCGCTCGCGCTGGTCGCCGACCCCGACATCCTCGTGCTCGACGAGCCGACCGCCGGCATGGACGTCACCGCCCGGCGGCGCTTCTGGGACGTGATGCGCGCCGACGCGGATGCCGGGCGCACGATCGTGTTCGCCACCCACTACCTCGAAGAGGCCGAGCAGTTCGCCCGCCGCACGGTGGTCATGCACCACGGCCGGATCGTCGCCGACGCCCCGACGGCCGAGCTGCGTGCCGGCCTGGGCGCCCGCGGGGTCTCCGCCACTCTGCCCGCCTCGGCCACGGCCGATCTCGTCGGGCAGCTGACGGCGACCGACGGCGTCACCGACCTGCGAGTGGATGCCGGGCGACTCAGCCTGCGCGCCGTCGACTCGGATGCAGTGGCAGCCGCCCTGCTGCGCGCCGGCGCACGCGATCTGGAGATCGTCGCACCCACCCTCGAAACCGCCTTCACGACTCTCACGGAGGACTGA
- a CDS encoding HpcH/HpaI aldolase family protein produces MPLRLTFRDDLAAASRPLAGIWACSGSPLVAEIMAGAGMDWMLIDMEHSPNSLESVLAQLQAVAAHPVAPVVRVPIGDVVTIKQVLDLGAQNILVPMISSADEAREVVEAVRYPPRGRRGVGSALARSARWNRVDDYLQDTDRYVSLFVQVETMAGVDAAGEIAAVDGVDGVFVGPSDLAASMGLIGQQTHPEVTAAVLRAFDDIGVTGTPFGVNAFDPAVAQSYADAGASFLLVGADVALLARGSEALAARWIPASDQAKRASY; encoded by the coding sequence ATGCCGCTTCGTCTGACCTTCCGCGACGACCTCGCCGCGGCATCCCGCCCCCTCGCCGGCATCTGGGCGTGCTCCGGGTCGCCGCTGGTGGCCGAGATCATGGCCGGTGCCGGCATGGACTGGATGCTCATCGACATGGAGCACTCCCCCAACTCTCTCGAGTCGGTCCTCGCGCAGCTGCAGGCCGTGGCCGCCCACCCGGTCGCGCCCGTCGTGCGGGTGCCGATCGGTGACGTCGTCACGATCAAGCAGGTGCTCGACCTCGGCGCGCAGAACATCCTCGTGCCGATGATCTCGTCCGCCGACGAGGCGCGCGAGGTCGTCGAGGCGGTCCGCTACCCCCCGCGCGGCAGGCGCGGGGTCGGGTCTGCCCTCGCCCGGTCGGCGCGCTGGAACCGCGTCGACGACTACCTGCAGGACACGGACCGGTACGTGTCGCTGTTCGTGCAGGTGGAGACGATGGCGGGGGTGGATGCCGCGGGCGAGATCGCCGCGGTCGACGGAGTCGACGGGGTGTTCGTCGGCCCGTCCGACCTCGCCGCATCGATGGGCCTCATCGGCCAGCAGACCCACCCCGAGGTGACCGCAGCGGTGCTGCGCGCCTTCGACGACATCGGGGTCACCGGCACGCCGTTCGGCGTCAACGCGTTCGACCCCGCCGTCGCACAGTCGTATGCGGATGCCGGCGCCTCGTTCCTGCTGGTCGGCGCCGACGTCGCGCTGCTCGCGCGCGGATCGGAAGCACTCGCGGCCCGCTGGATCCCGGCATCCGATCAGGCGAAGCGCGCGTCGTACTGA
- a CDS encoding GntR family transcriptional regulator: protein MSTVETAGSKSQHAYTWIRDRIQGHAYSPGYRLVLGSIADELGMSVVPVREAIRRLEAEGLVTFERNVGARVSVVDEDQYVFTMQTLSLVEGYATSLAAPVLTAADLDHAAQINDRMDRMIEHFDAHAFTQLNQQFHQVLYAPCPNPHILELVDRSWSRLSGLRDTSFAQIPDRPRHSVQEHAQILELIRTRADPTEIELATRTHRLRTLDAFLAARHPDASHH, encoded by the coding sequence ATGAGCACCGTGGAGACGGCAGGCAGCAAGTCGCAGCACGCCTACACCTGGATCCGCGATCGCATCCAGGGGCACGCATACAGCCCGGGGTACCGGCTCGTGCTCGGCTCGATCGCCGACGAGCTCGGCATGAGCGTCGTGCCGGTGCGCGAAGCCATCCGCCGGCTCGAGGCGGAGGGACTGGTCACCTTCGAGCGCAACGTCGGCGCCCGGGTCTCGGTCGTGGACGAAGACCAGTACGTCTTCACGATGCAGACGCTGAGTCTCGTCGAGGGCTACGCCACGTCACTCGCGGCCCCGGTGCTGACGGCGGCCGACCTCGATCACGCCGCCCAGATCAACGACCGCATGGACCGCATGATCGAGCATTTCGACGCGCACGCGTTCACGCAGCTCAACCAGCAGTTCCACCAGGTGCTCTACGCGCCGTGCCCGAACCCGCACATCCTCGAGCTCGTCGACCGGTCCTGGTCGCGGCTGTCTGGCCTGCGCGACACCTCGTTCGCCCAGATCCCCGACCGGCCGCGCCATTCGGTCCAGGAGCACGCCCAGATCCTCGAACTCATCCGTACGCGCGCCGATCCCACCGAGATCGAACTGGCCACCCGTACCCACCGCCTGCGCACCCTGGACGCGTTCCTGGCCGCGCGGCACCCCGACGCTTCTCACCACTGA
- a CDS encoding MFS transporter, translating into MSANKRWWALGVLALTQLVVVLDGTIVNVALPQAQVELGLTDGQRQWVVTAYALTFGALLLLGGRIADYWGRKRTYLVGMVGFGAASVYGGIAATGTDLIIARGLQGVFAALLAPAALALLTVSFPSGRDRNVAFAVFGTVAGAGAAVGLVLGGVLTEFFDWRWCLLVNIFFVIIGVIGALLFLTESKAGGENRYDWPGAVTVTLGLGALVYGFSLAEFGWGSPWTIGFLAAGVILLAAFVWIESRVTQPLLPLRVITDRVRGGAFLIQAVAGSVMIGATLYLTFHLQIVLGMPALWAGLASLPIPLATMLLAPVSTALLSRFGGRPLLIAGPLVVAAALLYLSRITPTGAYAVEVLPALIVMGAGMSFVFVPLQNLALAGVAPHDAGAASATANSAMQIGGSIGLSVFTAVYVAGIGGVEGHPSPAVMTAAYGAIFVAAAIGMVAAAVIAFVLVRGPRAGAAPAVSDEAAEALAEDEVADLAYT; encoded by the coding sequence ATGTCCGCGAACAAGCGCTGGTGGGCGCTGGGCGTCCTCGCTCTCACTCAGCTGGTCGTCGTCCTCGACGGCACCATCGTCAATGTGGCCCTGCCCCAGGCGCAGGTCGAACTCGGCCTCACGGATGGCCAGCGCCAGTGGGTCGTCACGGCCTACGCCCTCACCTTCGGCGCGCTGCTGCTGCTGGGCGGACGGATCGCCGACTATTGGGGGCGCAAGCGGACCTACCTCGTCGGAATGGTCGGCTTCGGCGCGGCATCCGTCTACGGTGGAATCGCCGCGACCGGCACCGATCTCATCATCGCCCGCGGCCTGCAGGGTGTGTTCGCGGCCCTGCTCGCGCCGGCGGCCCTGGCGCTGCTCACCGTCTCATTTCCGTCGGGCCGCGACCGCAACGTCGCCTTCGCCGTGTTCGGAACGGTGGCCGGTGCCGGTGCGGCGGTGGGCCTCGTGCTCGGCGGAGTGCTCACCGAGTTCTTCGACTGGCGCTGGTGCCTGCTGGTCAACATCTTCTTCGTCATCATCGGCGTGATCGGCGCGCTCCTGTTCCTCACCGAGAGCAAGGCGGGCGGCGAGAACAGGTACGACTGGCCGGGCGCGGTCACGGTGACTCTGGGCCTGGGCGCACTGGTCTACGGCTTCAGTCTCGCCGAGTTCGGCTGGGGCAGCCCATGGACGATCGGCTTCCTGGCCGCCGGGGTCATCCTGCTGGCGGCGTTCGTGTGGATCGAATCGCGGGTGACGCAGCCCCTGCTGCCGTTGCGCGTGATCACCGACCGCGTGCGCGGCGGGGCGTTTCTGATCCAGGCCGTCGCCGGCAGCGTCATGATCGGTGCGACGCTGTACCTGACGTTCCACCTGCAGATCGTGCTGGGCATGCCGGCGCTGTGGGCGGGGCTGGCGAGCCTCCCGATTCCGCTGGCGACCATGCTCCTCGCTCCGGTGTCGACAGCGCTGTTGTCCCGGTTCGGCGGGCGACCCCTGCTGATCGCCGGCCCGCTCGTCGTGGCCGCGGCGCTGCTCTACCTCTCGCGCATCACCCCGACCGGCGCGTACGCGGTCGAGGTCCTGCCCGCACTGATCGTCATGGGTGCGGGCATGTCGTTCGTCTTCGTGCCCTTGCAGAACCTGGCGCTGGCCGGCGTCGCGCCGCATGACGCGGGTGCCGCCTCAGCGACGGCGAACTCTGCGATGCAGATCGGCGGATCGATCGGACTGTCGGTGTTCACGGCAGTGTACGTCGCGGGTATCGGCGGCGTGGAAGGTCACCCCTCGCCCGCGGTGATGACTGCGGCCTACGGCGCGATCTTCGTGGCAGCGGCCATCGGCATGGTCGCCGCCGCCGTGATCGCCTTCGTGCTGGTCCGTGGCCCGCGCGCCGGTGCGGCGCCGGCCGTCTCGGACGAGGCCGCCGAGGCGCTCGCCGAGGATGAGGTCGCCGACCTCGCGTACACCTGA
- the hpaE gene encoding 5-carboxymethyl-2-hydroxymuconate semialdehyde dehydrogenase → MTGTTPALDRRHVPADLPTRIQHYIDGAFVDSVDGDTFDVLEPVSNEVYVQAAAGKKADIDLAVAAATRAFTEGPWPKMLPRERSRVLHKIADIVESRDKRLAELESFDSGLPISQALGQARRAAENFRFFADLIVAQADDTFKVPGRQINYVNRKPIGVAGLITPWNTPFMLESWKLGPALATGNTVVLKPAEFTPLSASLWAGIFEEAGLPAGVFNLVNGLGEDAGDALVKHPDVPLISFTGESSTGQLIFGNAAPYLKGLSMELGGKSPAVVFADADLDAAIDATIFGVFSLNGERCTAGSRILVQRDVYDEFVQKYAAQAKRVKVGYPHDPATEVGALVHPEHYDKVMSYVEIGKTEGRLVAGGGQPSGFEFGNFVAPTVFADVAPEARIFQEEIFGPVVAITPFNTDEEALALANNTKYGLAAYIWTNDLKRAHNFSQAVEAGMVWLNSNNVRDLRTPFGGVKASGLGHEGGYRSIDFYTDQQAVHITLGAVHNPTFGKQGR, encoded by the coding sequence ATGACCGGCACCACCCCCGCACTCGACCGGCGCCACGTCCCGGCCGACCTGCCCACCCGCATCCAGCACTACATCGACGGCGCCTTCGTCGACTCGGTCGACGGCGACACCTTCGACGTCCTCGAACCCGTCTCGAACGAGGTGTACGTGCAGGCCGCCGCCGGCAAGAAGGCCGACATCGACCTCGCCGTCGCCGCCGCGACCCGTGCCTTCACCGAGGGCCCGTGGCCCAAGATGCTGCCGCGCGAGCGCTCGCGCGTGCTGCACAAGATCGCCGACATCGTCGAGTCGCGCGACAAGCGGCTCGCCGAACTGGAGAGCTTCGACTCGGGCCTGCCCATCAGCCAGGCGCTCGGCCAGGCCCGCCGCGCCGCCGAGAACTTCCGCTTCTTCGCCGACCTGATCGTCGCGCAGGCCGACGACACCTTCAAGGTGCCCGGCCGCCAGATCAACTACGTCAACCGCAAGCCGATCGGCGTCGCGGGACTCATCACCCCCTGGAACACGCCGTTCATGCTCGAGTCGTGGAAGCTCGGACCCGCCCTGGCCACCGGCAACACCGTCGTGCTCAAGCCCGCCGAGTTCACTCCGCTGTCGGCCTCGCTGTGGGCGGGCATCTTCGAAGAGGCGGGCCTGCCGGCGGGCGTGTTCAACCTCGTCAACGGCCTGGGTGAGGATGCCGGGGACGCCCTCGTCAAGCACCCCGATGTGCCCCTGATCTCGTTCACCGGCGAGAGCTCGACGGGGCAGCTGATCTTCGGCAACGCGGCCCCGTATCTGAAGGGCCTCTCGATGGAACTCGGCGGCAAATCGCCCGCCGTCGTGTTCGCCGACGCCGATCTGGATGCCGCGATCGACGCCACCATCTTCGGTGTGTTCTCGCTGAACGGCGAGCGCTGCACCGCCGGCAGCCGCATTCTCGTGCAGCGGGACGTCTACGACGAGTTCGTCCAGAAGTATGCCGCTCAGGCGAAGCGCGTGAAGGTCGGCTACCCGCACGACCCGGCCACCGAGGTCGGTGCGCTCGTGCACCCCGAGCACTACGACAAGGTCATGAGCTACGTAGAGATCGGCAAGACCGAAGGTCGCCTCGTTGCCGGCGGCGGGCAGCCCTCAGGCTTCGAGTTCGGCAACTTCGTCGCTCCGACCGTCTTCGCCGATGTGGCGCCCGAGGCCCGCATCTTCCAGGAGGAGATCTTCGGCCCGGTGGTGGCCATCACGCCCTTCAACACCGACGAAGAGGCCCTCGCCCTGGCCAACAACACGAAATACGGCCTGGCCGCGTACATCTGGACCAACGACCTCAAGCGGGCGCACAACTTCTCGCAAGCCGTCGAGGCCGGCATGGTCTGGCTCAACTCGAACAACGTGCGGGACCTGCGCACTCCGTTCGGCGGGGTGAAGGCCTCGGGCCTCGGCCACGAGGGCGGCTATCGCTCGATCGACTTCTACACCGACCAGCAGGCCGTGCACATCACGCTCGGCGCGGTCCACAACCCCACCTTCGGCAAGCAAGGACGCTGA
- a CDS encoding 2-keto-4-pentenoate hydratase, with protein MLDAETIGRIAEELAEAGRTHGVIPRITARYPDATIEDSYAIQGIWRDKMLASGRRLVGRKIGLTSKAMQQATGISEPDYGVMFDDTVYPSGAEIPVDHFSNVRIEVELAFVLKTPLEGPDCTLEDALAATDYVIPALEVLNSHIELEGRTIVDTISDNAAYGAMVLGEVRKRPDEIDLRWVPGLLFKNGEIEETGVAAGVLNHPATGVAWLANKFHQHGARLEAGEIILAGSFTRPMWVHRGDEVLCDYGPMGTITCRFV; from the coding sequence ATGCTGGATGCTGAGACCATCGGGCGAATCGCGGAGGAGCTCGCGGAGGCGGGCCGGACGCACGGGGTGATCCCACGGATCACGGCGCGGTATCCGGATGCCACGATCGAGGACTCCTACGCGATTCAAGGAATCTGGCGCGACAAGATGCTGGCTTCGGGGCGACGTCTGGTCGGCCGCAAGATCGGCCTCACCTCGAAGGCGATGCAGCAGGCGACCGGCATCAGCGAGCCCGACTACGGGGTCATGTTCGACGACACCGTGTACCCGTCGGGCGCCGAGATCCCCGTCGACCACTTCTCGAACGTGCGCATCGAGGTCGAGCTCGCGTTCGTCCTCAAGACGCCGCTGGAGGGCCCGGACTGCACGCTCGAGGACGCCCTCGCGGCGACCGACTATGTCATCCCCGCGCTCGAGGTGCTCAACTCCCACATCGAGCTCGAGGGACGCACGATCGTCGACACGATCAGCGACAATGCCGCCTACGGTGCCATGGTGCTGGGCGAGGTCCGCAAGCGCCCCGACGAGATCGACCTGCGCTGGGTGCCGGGTCTGCTGTTCAAGAACGGCGAGATCGAGGAGACCGGCGTCGCCGCGGGCGTGCTGAACCACCCGGCCACCGGCGTCGCCTGGCTCGCGAACAAGTTCCACCAGCACGGTGCGCGGCTCGAGGCCGGCGAGATCATCCTGGCGGGGTCGTTCACGCGGCCCATGTGGGTGCACCGCGGCGACGAGGTACTGTGCGACTACGGACCGATGGGAACGATCACATGCCGCTTCGTCTGA